A part of Vulcanisaeta moutnovskia 768-28 genomic DNA contains:
- a CDS encoding proteasome subunit beta, with protein sequence MSSIEELITGTAVGIKASDGVVLAAEKRVAYGFTMFSRSGKKVFKVNDNIGMASIGILADMQVLTKIAKAYMSLYSLDTKTRPSIRSAAKLLSYVLFSNRILPYFVEVLVGGIDDEGPHLFIMDALGSLIEDDYAAVGTGTKLAIAILESNYKPGMSIKEARDLAIKAINQSISRDPVSGDGIDILTITGNGSTEETIPLQPLRL encoded by the coding sequence ATGTCATCAATTGAGGAATTAATAACGGGAACTGCGGTTGGGATTAAGGCAAGTGACGGCGTTGTGCTGGCTGCCGAGAAGAGGGTTGCCTATGGATTCACGATGTTCAGTAGGTCTGGTAAGAAGGTGTTTAAGGTTAATGACAATATTGGCATGGCCTCAATAGGAATACTGGCTGATATGCAAGTGCTCACTAAGATAGCTAAGGCGTACATGTCGCTCTATTCCCTAGACACAAAGACAAGACCCAGCATTAGATCTGCGGCTAAACTCTTATCATACGTACTATTCTCTAATAGGATATTACCATACTTCGTGGAGGTTCTCGTTGGTGGTATCGATGATGAGGGGCCACACCTCTTCATAATGGATGCGCTTGGTTCATTGATTGAGGATGACTATGCAGCCGTTGGCACAGGGACAAAACTGGCAATCGCAATACTCGAGAGTAATTATAAGCCAGGAATGAGTATTAAGGAGGCCAGGGATTTAGCCATTAAGGCAATAAACCAAAGTATATCCAGGGACCCAGTCTCTGGGGATGGCATTGACATACTGACAATAACGGGTAATGGCTCAACCGAGGAAACAATACCACTACAGCCGTTACGGTTATAA
- a CDS encoding endonuclease V encodes MRISRGPSEGYVRSKVPKGFHLEIARKIQTALAGRVIEDDLISIDSVDLVTGIDVAYINRGSTEIGVSVASTYSISKSLIIEWSCWIGPIYFPYVPTLLSFRELKPVVNAYLRLRTKSQVILIDGHGRAHPYRLGIASHFGVCMHIPTIGVAKSLLYGRVDRVEGPILDISTDEVIGWAIQCAPSKPTYVSVGYGLSLRSAVDLVKRLCVGSQMPIPILHSHNMANNLKKRIIGKLMSKASINELDNECRISMSNYL; translated from the coding sequence ATGAGAATATCGAGAGGACCTAGTGAAGGCTACGTGAGGTCCAAGGTGCCTAAGGGATTTCATCTTGAGATTGCTAGAAAGATACAGACAGCGTTGGCTGGTAGGGTTATTGAGGATGATTTAATCAGTATTGATAGTGTTGACTTAGTAACAGGTATTGATGTTGCATATATTAACCGCGGAAGTACGGAAATTGGAGTTTCAGTAGCTAGTACGTATTCCATAAGTAAGTCGTTGATTATTGAGTGGAGTTGTTGGATTGGTCCAATATACTTTCCCTATGTACCAACCCTACTCTCCTTCAGGGAGTTGAAGCCTGTGGTAAATGCATACCTTAGGTTAAGGACTAAGTCCCAGGTAATCCTCATTGATGGTCATGGCAGAGCACACCCGTATAGACTCGGTATTGCTAGCCACTTCGGTGTATGTATGCACATACCAACTATTGGTGTCGCTAAGTCGTTATTGTATGGTAGGGTGGATAGAGTTGAGGGCCCGATACTTGATATAAGTACTGACGAGGTTATTGGTTGGGCAATACAATGCGCGCCAAGTAAGCCAACCTATGTTAGTGTTGGTTATGGTTTATCACTGAGGAGTGCCGTTGATCTCGTTAAGAGACTATGTGTTGGTTCACAGATGCCAATACCAATACTACACTCGCATAATATGGCTAATAATCTGAAGAAGAGAATTATTGGGAAATTAATGAGTAAAGCATCAATTAATGAATTAGATAATGAATGCA
- the thiI gene encoding tRNA uracil 4-sulfurtransferase ThiI → MALILVRYGEVAIKRSGTRSLMERLLMHHILSGLRSISIDARVTRSQGRLFVEVPDDKIKDSIDVISRVFGVRSLSPVKAYEFKELNDIVNATVKEWSELIRGRRFAVRVHRVGSHNFNSMDVAKAIGAALKPFSAGVDLKSPNIELFIEIRNDKAYLFTEVINGPGGLPLGSEGKLLALISGGFDSPVAAWFMMRRGSYVNALFCSLAYPIDVINFLRVSHALFSRWSIGYDPRLFIIDCSSLISEFRAKANPHIWSVLFKRILYEIASKIAKSIGALGLVTGESLGQVSSQTLHNLMAIEHGIDLPVYRPLIGLDKDDIMNYARRIGTYEESMRTEEFCAIFSEKPRTKVTVDELNNELRKLDQGLINNLVSGAVVLRVSSAKKVINELMMSTSDVEINHVPENAVVIDLRSRSEYETWHYPGAINASVDKLVSTVESLGRDRLYVLYCSKGLSSRWGALELRRLGFKAFSIDINRLRRLL, encoded by the coding sequence ATGGCATTAATACTGGTTAGGTATGGTGAAGTTGCGATTAAGAGGTCCGGCACTAGGTCGTTAATGGAGAGATTACTCATGCATCACATACTTAGTGGATTGAGGAGTATTAGTATTGATGCCAGGGTCACTAGGTCTCAGGGTAGGTTGTTTGTTGAGGTTCCCGATGATAAGATTAAGGATAGTATTGACGTAATTAGTAGAGTTTTTGGTGTTAGGTCATTATCTCCAGTTAAGGCTTATGAATTTAAGGAATTAAATGATATTGTTAATGCCACCGTTAAGGAGTGGAGCGAATTGATTAGGGGTAGGAGATTTGCTGTTAGGGTTCATAGGGTTGGTTCACATAACTTCAACTCAATGGATGTGGCTAAGGCCATTGGTGCTGCCTTGAAACCGTTTAGTGCCGGTGTTGATCTTAAGAGTCCGAATATTGAATTATTTATCGAAATTAGGAATGACAAGGCATACCTCTTCACTGAGGTGATTAATGGCCCTGGTGGTTTACCGCTTGGCTCTGAGGGTAAGTTACTGGCGTTAATATCTGGTGGTTTTGATTCACCCGTGGCTGCCTGGTTCATGATGAGGAGGGGTTCCTATGTCAACGCATTATTCTGCTCATTGGCCTATCCAATTGATGTGATTAATTTTCTCAGGGTTTCACATGCATTATTTAGTAGGTGGTCCATTGGTTATGATCCGAGGCTCTTCATAATTGATTGCTCGTCATTAATTAGCGAGTTTAGGGCTAAGGCAAATCCACACATATGGAGTGTATTGTTTAAGAGGATACTCTATGAGATTGCGTCTAAGATTGCTAAGTCGATAGGTGCGCTAGGTCTCGTGACCGGTGAGTCCCTGGGGCAGGTATCATCACAGACTCTCCATAATCTAATGGCTATTGAGCATGGCATTGACTTACCTGTATATAGGCCATTAATCGGACTTGATAAGGATGACATAATGAATTACGCGAGGAGGATAGGGACTTATGAGGAGTCCATGAGGACTGAGGAGTTCTGCGCCATATTCTCAGAGAAGCCCAGGACAAAGGTTACAGTCGATGAGTTAAATAATGAGTTGAGAAAGCTTGATCAAGGTCTCATTAATAACCTGGTGAGTGGTGCTGTGGTGTTGAGAGTTAGTTCGGCTAAGAAGGTCATTAATGAGTTAATGATGAGTACTAGCGATGTGGAGATTAATCACGTGCCCGAGAACGCCGTGGTCATTGACCTAAGGAGCAGGAGTGAGTACGAGACGTGGCATTACCCAGGTGCTATAAATGCCAGTGTTGATAAGTTAGTAAGTACGGTAGAATCACTGGGTAGGGACAGGTTGTACGTACTATACTGCAGTAAGGGTTTGAGCAGTAGGTGGGGTGCACTTGAGCTTAGGAGGTTGGGTTTCAAGGCATTCTCCATAGATATTAACAGATTAAGGAGGTTACTATGA